In one window of Dokdonia sp. PRO95 DNA:
- a CDS encoding DUF3078 domain-containing protein has translation MKRLIVLGAAILLTISAQAQTEEELKAQQAPKKAEIAKLQGEVNSLQAQIDALPGWKYGAFGTIGGNFSKFSDWYSQGAPNVSSGNIGITGNVFANKLEEKYFWRNSLNVNLGWVKFDEEGEEEEGFQEATDVFNVSSLYGYKLTDKIAVSALGEYRTTILNNFNDPGYLDLGVGATWTPITNLVVVVHPLNYNFVFSDNDAVFESSLGAKIVADYTRQIGKIAFKSNLSAFASYKSSDLSNFTWINSFSYKLFNQIGVGFEFGLRGNRQEAVNFANNNLLAEDPTAIPFEVGDSAVDNKIQSYYLLGLTYAF, from the coding sequence ATGAAAAGACTTATTGTTTTAGGAGCAGCTATACTCCTCACAATCAGCGCGCAAGCACAAACAGAAGAAGAATTAAAAGCGCAACAAGCTCCTAAGAAAGCAGAAATTGCAAAGCTTCAAGGAGAAGTAAATAGTTTACAAGCACAAATCGATGCTCTTCCAGGATGGAAATACGGAGCATTTGGAACAATAGGAGGAAATTTCTCTAAATTTAGCGATTGGTATTCTCAAGGTGCACCTAACGTATCTTCAGGTAACATAGGTATTACCGGTAACGTATTTGCAAATAAACTAGAAGAAAAATACTTCTGGAGAAACAGCCTAAACGTAAACTTAGGATGGGTAAAATTTGATGAAGAAGGTGAGGAAGAAGAAGGCTTTCAAGAAGCTACAGATGTTTTTAATGTTTCATCTTTATACGGTTACAAGTTAACTGACAAGATTGCTGTATCTGCATTAGGTGAATACAGAACTACGATATTAAATAACTTTAACGATCCAGGATACTTAGATTTAGGTGTTGGTGCTACATGGACTCCTATTACAAACCTTGTAGTTGTAGTACACCCACTTAACTACAACTTTGTATTCTCTGATAACGACGCAGTATTTGAATCTTCTTTAGGAGCAAAAATCGTTGCAGATTATACACGTCAGATTGGTAAAATTGCATTCAAATCTAACTTATCAGCATTTGCAAGCTACAAGAGCAGCGACTTATCAAACTTCACATGGATTAACTCTTTCAGCTACAAATTGTTTAATCAAATCGGTGTTGGTTTTGAATTTGGTTTAAGAGGAAACAGACAAGAGGCAGTAAACTTCGCAAATAACAATTTACTTGCTGAAGATCCAACGGCTATTCCTTTTGAAGTAGGTGATAGCGCTGTAGATAACAAAATACAATCATACTACCTATTAGGACTTACGTATGCATTCTAA